One window from the genome of Rhodopirellula halodulae encodes:
- a CDS encoding glucoamylase family protein, whose amino-acid sequence MKRRALLSAIAATPLLAAHRLRGDGEFPSITSATPDHMDALMQDDTAYPFLDDLRRRCYTYFEDSADPETGLIADRGHADGSSFSDYASSAACGFGLAAHGIAAENGWISREQGAERARTMLEFLVHRAAHERGLIYHFVDRLTGERSLDCEASTIDTALLIAGAMHASQTFHDDRAIVELADELYGRVDWRWMLGENGCLHMGWQPETGRLPHQWDRFSELTILVLLAIGAPQNPIPADCWNAWRRETELHHNGESFVSYPPLFVHQYPHAFFDFRGQVSSDGRNYWRNSQLAHAAQVQFQAELAEKYPRRFGHYGDQLWGLTSSDSETGYRDWGGPYQDGVVEPDRGIDGTVVPSAAGGGLAVAPESTMRTLQHQKRTFGDAVYGRYGFVNAFNPRNGWIGTDVIGIDTGITLLSASNLLEEGVWKPFMSHPAAQRALRLAGFRPLPA is encoded by the coding sequence ATGAAGCGACGTGCTCTCTTATCGGCCATCGCCGCGACGCCCTTGCTCGCTGCGCATCGTCTACGTGGCGACGGAGAATTTCCGTCGATCACTTCGGCAACTCCCGATCACATGGACGCATTGATGCAAGACGACACCGCCTATCCGTTTTTGGATGATCTCCGTCGGCGGTGCTACACGTACTTCGAAGATTCAGCGGACCCCGAAACCGGCCTGATCGCCGACCGCGGCCATGCGGACGGGTCTTCGTTCAGCGACTACGCCAGCTCGGCTGCGTGCGGCTTCGGTTTGGCGGCCCATGGCATCGCCGCCGAAAACGGTTGGATCTCTCGCGAGCAAGGTGCCGAACGCGCAAGAACCATGCTCGAATTCTTGGTTCACCGTGCCGCTCACGAACGTGGGCTGATCTATCACTTCGTCGATCGATTGACCGGCGAACGGTCCCTCGACTGCGAAGCATCCACGATCGATACCGCGTTGCTGATCGCGGGTGCGATGCACGCCAGCCAAACCTTCCATGACGACCGCGCGATTGTCGAGTTGGCGGATGAACTTTATGGCCGAGTCGATTGGCGTTGGATGCTGGGTGAAAACGGTTGCCTGCACATGGGGTGGCAACCGGAAACCGGACGACTCCCACACCAATGGGACCGTTTCAGTGAGTTGACAATCTTGGTGCTGCTCGCGATCGGAGCCCCCCAAAATCCGATTCCAGCGGACTGTTGGAATGCATGGCGACGAGAAACCGAACTGCATCACAACGGTGAATCGTTTGTTAGTTATCCACCTTTGTTTGTTCACCAATACCCGCATGCGTTCTTTGACTTCCGTGGCCAAGTGTCATCGGACGGACGGAACTATTGGCGCAATTCTCAATTGGCACACGCTGCTCAGGTTCAGTTTCAGGCGGAACTTGCAGAGAAATACCCTCGACGTTTTGGCCATTACGGCGATCAATTGTGGGGACTAACCAGCAGCGATTCGGAAACGGGTTATCGTGATTGGGGTGGCCCTTACCAGGACGGTGTTGTGGAACCGGATCGAGGCATCGACGGAACGGTTGTCCCCAGTGCCGCCGGCGGTGGATTGGCCGTTGCACCCGAATCCACGATGAGGACGCTGCAGCATCAAAAGCGGACCTTTGGCGATGCGGTCTATGGAAGATACGGCTTTGTAAACGCCTTCAACCCACGCAATGGTTGGATCGGAACCGACGTGATCGGCATTGATACAGGCATCACATTGCTGTCTGCATCCAACTTGCTGGAGGAAGGCGTTTGGAAGCCGTTTATGTCGCACCCAGCCGCTCAGCGAGCCTTGCGATTGGCAGGTTTCCGCCCCTTGCCCGCGTAG